In Helicobacter bilis, a genomic segment contains:
- a CDS encoding glycosyltransferase family 9 protein yields the protein MNIGFYRAGLIGDNIVVLHAIYALRHLYRDSKIIVYTNSCGGGGVTLYAQFEFIDSIINIESMDNESLIKDINANNFDIFVLTQPNRAKCKLLAQTTCKRIITFMTFANALHFRFESVFIPKHLNHTPQYQRMLQLVRKINPKHYDKNIATIDYSYIRFKSSDKNKAKVKEFIESRHIQQKIVVVNPFVRSTFCNLTLCGYEKLLYKLSGLYPNLHFVIPTYKGNEAGNTELLKLQSLHNVSIFYNDDDLINLVALLEQSIALISPSTAISHLANNLNTPLIWLCSKRDSYLWSGDNMDSKYFVILYKTTQNMNETDEIVAINEIIEKLQDIVSRK from the coding sequence ATGAATATAGGATTCTACCGAGCAGGATTAATCGGTGATAACATAGTAGTGCTACATGCTATATATGCCCTGCGACATTTATATAGAGATTCTAAAATCATCGTTTATACTAATTCTTGCGGGGGGGGGGGGGTAACTTTATACGCACAATTTGAATTTATAGATTCCATAATCAATATAGAATCTATGGATAACGAAAGTCTCATTAAAGATATCAATGCGAATAATTTTGATATATTCGTTCTCACACAGCCAAATAGAGCTAAATGCAAACTTCTAGCACAGACGACATGCAAACGCATAATTACTTTTATGACTTTTGCGAATGCCCTGCATTTCCGCTTTGAGAGCGTGTTTATTCCAAAGCATTTAAACCACACTCCACAATATCAACGCATGTTGCAACTTGTTAGAAAAATTAACCCCAAGCATTATGATAAAAATATAGCTACGATAGACTACTCTTATATTAGATTCAAAAGTAGCGACAAAAATAAGGCAAAGGTTAAAGAATTTATAGAATCTAGACACATACAACAAAAAATCGTGGTAGTTAATCCATTTGTGCGTAGCACATTTTGCAATCTCACCTTGTGCGGATATGAAAAACTTCTATATAAACTATCAGGGCTATATCCAAACCTGCATTTTGTTATACCAACATATAAAGGCAATGAAGCGGGCAATACAGAATTATTAAAACTTCAATCTTTACATAATGTATCTATATTTTATAATGATGATGATTTAATAAACCTTGTGGCTTTACTGGAGCAAAGCATAGCCCTTATTAGCCCTAGCACAGCAATTAGTCATCTTGCAAATAATCTTAATACACCTTTAATATGGCTATGCAGCAAGAGAGATAGCTATCTTTGGTCTGGTGATAATATGGATTCTAAATATTTTGTGATTTTGTATAAAACAACGCAAAATATGAATGAAACTGATGAGATTGTAGCCATCAATGAAATTATAGAAAAGTTACAAGATATAGTGAGTCGAAAATAG
- a CDS encoding P-loop NTPase, whose protein sequence is MIENQAKQLETMMRNKANTKYVAITSGKGGVGKSTLSANLAYKLNKLGFKVGVFDADIGLANLDLIFGIKTDKNILHAMKGEVSIDEVVYEIEPNLYLIPGDSGEEILKYAGNNLNIVENFIHESNILDTLDFLLIDTGAGIGPLNQSTLQACEHIIVVTMPDPSAITDAYATIKLNAHTKKQIFMVINMCKSQKEALAVFDRMESITKKHIPHLTLKFLGGLELNAAVNKATRNRALITKVEPFNSVSVGIGDIAALLAHEITDMEHNMLLESKGFKSFFKRMLGYL, encoded by the coding sequence ATGATTGAAAATCAGGCAAAACAGCTAGAAACCATGATGAGAAACAAAGCGAATACAAAATATGTCGCTATTACTTCAGGTAAGGGTGGCGTAGGCAAATCCACTCTTAGCGCAAACCTTGCCTATAAACTCAATAAGCTAGGCTTTAAAGTCGGCGTGTTTGACGCAGATATTGGACTAGCAAATCTTGATCTTATCTTTGGCATTAAAACTGATAAAAACATTCTTCACGCGATGAAGGGCGAGGTAAGTATCGATGAGGTCGTGTATGAAATAGAGCCAAATCTCTATCTCATACCCGGCGATAGCGGCGAAGAGATTCTAAAATATGCGGGGAATAATCTCAACATTGTGGAGAATTTCATACATGAGAGTAATATCCTTGATACGCTTGACTTTTTGCTAATTGACACGGGGGCGGGTATCGGTCCGCTCAATCAATCTACACTGCAAGCATGCGAGCATATTATCGTGGTTACCATGCCAGATCCTTCAGCCATTACAGATGCGTATGCGACTATCAAGCTAAACGCACATACAAAGAAGCAGATCTTTATGGTGATAAACATGTGTAAAAGTCAAAAGGAAGCCCTTGCGGTGTTTGATCGCATGGAGAGCATTACAAAAAAGCATATACCACATCTCACGCTAAAGTTTCTAGGTGGGCTTGAGCTAAACGCTGCGGTGAACAAGGCTACAAGAAATCGTGCGTTAATTACAAAAGTAGAGCCATTTAATAGCGTATCGGTAGGCATAGGTGATATTGCAGCACTTTTAGCGCATGAGATTACAGACATGGAGCATAATATGCTTTTAGAATCTAAGGGCTTTAAGAGTTTCTTTAAGCGTATGCTTGGGTATTTATAG
- a CDS encoding BspA family leucine-rich repeat surface protein — MRKNIMVIMCAYLLCFMCGHLAVAQEIYAPKTKEYLIRLLKDPSIPLSAIDTSNITDMSRLFENTTRKDFSGIESWNVSNVVDMSYMFSHAKFFNHNINDWNVSSVVSMSGMFYEASSFNQPLDKWNVSKVRFMFGVFFNAKAFNQPLNSWNVSNVEGMGSMFAGASSFNQPLDRWDTQKVLTMRDMFHNAKSFNQDISMWNISKVKNKTKMLYRSGMQQIPVWYKEEFQKEQEIDSMKKEEYR, encoded by the coding sequence ATGAGAAAAAATATTATGGTTATAATGTGTGCTTATCTGTTATGTTTTATGTGTGGTCATTTGGCAGTGGCACAAGAGATATATGCCCCAAAGACAAAAGAATATCTTATTCGTTTATTGAAAGACCCAAGCATTCCTTTAAGTGCGATTGATACAAGTAATATTACAGATATGAGCAGACTTTTTGAGAATACGACTCGCAAGGATTTTAGCGGTATAGAATCTTGGAATGTGTCTAATGTGGTGGATATGAGCTATATGTTCTCTCATGCGAAGTTTTTTAATCACAATATTAATGACTGGAATGTCAGTAGTGTAGTCAGTATGAGTGGCATGTTTTATGAAGCAAGTAGTTTTAATCAGCCACTAGATAAGTGGAATGTGTCTAAAGTGCGTTTTATGTTTGGCGTGTTTTTCAATGCAAAGGCATTTAATCAGCCGCTAAACTCATGGAATGTCAGCAATGTAGAGGGTATGGGAAGTATGTTTGCTGGGGCAAGTAGTTTTAATCAACCGCTAGATAGATGGGACACGCAAAAGGTGCTAACCATGCGTGATATGTTTCATAATGCAAAGTCCTTTAATCAAGATATAAGCATGTGGAATATCAGCAAGGTAAAAAATAAAACAAAAATGTTATATCGCTCTGGTATGCAGCAAATCCCTGTGTGGTATAAAGAAGAGTTTCAAAAAGAGCAAGAAATAGATTCTATGAAAAAAGAAGAATATAGATAG